ATATAGAAATATTGATAATTCTATACAAAATGCTACTTACGGAGCTAGTGATTATATTCAGCCAACTGGTGAGCCTGTTAATCTAGTTTATACTGTAAATTTTTTATTATAAATGGTAAGTGTGTAGATAACTATAAAGTGATGTAGCATATTTAGTACTACATTTTTAGTTGAAATTTAATAATTAATTAAAAATAGAAAAATAGGAGGTGTATAGAGAATGTGTACAGCTCTTACACTATTAACCAAAGAATGTGAAGTTTTGTTTGGTAGAAATTTAGATTTAGAGTATAATTTTGGACAATCAGTACATCTTGTACCTAGGAAGTACAAGTGGATAAATACAGTTACAGATAAAAAAGAATATACTAAATATGCCATATTAAGTATGGGAGTGGTGATTGATAAGCAACCTTTCTTGATTGATGGATTTAATGAGGTTGGTCTAGGATGTGCAGCGTTAAATTTTCCTGGAGATGCTTATTTTAATAAAGCAAAAGAAACAGATGAAATTAATCTAGCTCCATATGATCTAGTTCTTTGGATATTATCAAATTTTAAGACAGTTGAAGAAGTAGAATATGCTTTTAAAGGTGTTAATATTGTAAGATCACCTAGAATAGAGGGTTTTCCACAGGCTATTTTTCATTGGATTGTAGCAGATAGAAGTGGTAGAAGTATAGTAATAGAAAAAACAAAGGAAAAACTAAGTATATACAAAAATAAAATTGGTGTATTAACAAACTCACCACCATTTGATTGGCAAACCACTAATATGAAACAATATATTCCTTTAAGTCCGTATCAACCTAACGACGTATGTGTATTTAAAAAAGTTATAATTAAAAGCCTATTTACATAATATGTAATGAAACATGTAGTACTTAAAGGGGGGAATCATCACATGAGAGAAATAAGATGTCCATTTACAGGTAGAGTAAGCAACCATGTATCAGTAGATGAAAACTCAAATAAAAATTGGTTGCCTAATCAGCTGAACCTAGATATGCTTCATCAAAACTCAAGCCTTAGTAATCCAATGGGGCCTAAGTTTGACTATGCTAAAGAATTCTGTAAGCTTGATTTTTATGAATTAAAAAAAGATTTATATAAGTTAATGACAGATTCAAAGGATTGGTGGCCAGCAGATTTTGGTAACTATGGACCACTATTTATTCGTATGGCGTGGCATAGTGCAGGAACTTATAGAGTAGGTGATGGCAGAGGTGGAGGTGGTGATGGATCACAAAGATTTCCACCATTAAATAGTTGGCCTGATAATGTTAATTTAGATAAAGCTCGTCGATTAATTTGGCCAATCAAACAGAAGTATGGTGATAAAATTTCATGGGCAGATCTTATGATATTAGCAGGAAATTGTGCTTTTGAATCAATGGGACTTAAGACTATTGGATTTGGTGGAGGACGTGTGGATGTTTGGGAACCACAAGATACTTACTGGGGTTCACAGGCTAAATTGCTTGGAGATAATAAAAATCCTATGAGTGGTAAACTTGAAAATCCACTTGCTGCAACTCAGATGGGATTAATTTATGTAAACCCAGAAGGACCTGAGGGAAAACCTGATCCAGTTGGAGCTGCAAAAGATATTAGAGAAACATTCTTACGCATGGCTATGAATGATGAAGAAACAGTAGCGCTTATAGCTGGTGGTCATACATTTGGTAAGTGTCATGGAGCAGCTCCTGCAACATATGTTGGTCCGCCACCTGAAGCTGCTAGTATAGAACAGCAGGG
The nucleotide sequence above comes from Paraclostridium bifermentans. Encoded proteins:
- a CDS encoding linear amide C-N hydrolase, which produces MCTALTLLTKECEVLFGRNLDLEYNFGQSVHLVPRKYKWINTVTDKKEYTKYAILSMGVVIDKQPFLIDGFNEVGLGCAALNFPGDAYFNKAKETDEINLAPYDLVLWILSNFKTVEEVEYAFKGVNIVRSPRIEGFPQAIFHWIVADRSGRSIVIEKTKEKLSIYKNKIGVLTNSPPFDWQTTNMKQYIPLSPYQPNDVCVFKKVIIKSLFT